A genome region from Geobacter pickeringii includes the following:
- the sucC gene encoding ADP-forming succinate--CoA ligase subunit beta: MNIHEYQAKEILSSYGIPVPRGRVALTSDQVERAAKEMGGRCVIKAQIYAGGRGKAGGVRLVHHPEQAQDYGKELFGKRLVTPQTGAEGLKVRRILVEEAVEIAREFYLSITLDRATSRYCLIASAEGGVDIEEVAQKSPEKIHVLTIDPYTGLRPYQARKIALALGLSGSLCEDCVELMLNLYKVVLEKDCSLVEINPLVVTRAGWLMAMDAKINFDDNAIFRHREYPDMMDYSQLDTLEINAGKYDLSYIKLTGNIGCMVNGAGLAMATLDVLKEYGGEPANFLDVGGGATREKVAEAFKIILEDDDVKGVFVNIFGGIMRCDVIAQGIIEAASEVHCTLPIVVRMDGSKVEEGKQLLVESGLNVQTADNLGEGAERIVKMLVG; this comes from the coding sequence ATGAACATCCACGAATACCAGGCGAAGGAAATCCTGAGCTCCTACGGCATCCCGGTGCCGCGGGGGCGGGTGGCGCTCACGTCCGACCAGGTCGAGCGCGCCGCCAAGGAGATGGGGGGGCGCTGCGTCATCAAGGCCCAGATCTACGCGGGGGGGCGCGGCAAGGCGGGGGGAGTGCGGCTCGTCCATCACCCGGAGCAGGCCCAGGATTACGGCAAGGAGCTCTTCGGCAAGCGGCTCGTGACCCCCCAGACCGGCGCCGAGGGGCTGAAGGTCCGCCGGATTCTCGTGGAGGAGGCGGTGGAGATCGCCCGGGAGTTTTACCTCTCCATCACCCTCGACCGCGCCACTTCGCGCTACTGCCTCATCGCCTCCGCCGAGGGGGGGGTGGATATCGAGGAGGTGGCCCAGAAATCCCCCGAGAAGATCCACGTCCTCACCATCGACCCGTACACCGGGCTCCGTCCCTACCAGGCCCGCAAGATCGCCCTGGCCCTGGGGCTCTCCGGTAGCCTCTGCGAGGATTGCGTGGAGCTGATGCTCAACCTCTACAAGGTGGTCCTGGAGAAGGACTGTTCCCTGGTGGAGATCAACCCCCTCGTCGTCACCAGGGCGGGATGGCTCATGGCGATGGACGCCAAGATCAACTTCGACGACAACGCCATCTTCCGCCACCGCGAATATCCCGACATGATGGATTATTCCCAGCTCGACACCCTGGAGATCAACGCCGGCAAGTATGATCTCTCCTACATCAAGCTTACCGGCAACATCGGCTGCATGGTGAACGGCGCCGGCCTCGCCATGGCGACCCTCGACGTCCTGAAGGAATATGGCGGCGAGCCGGCCAACTTCCTCGACGTCGGCGGCGGGGCGACCCGCGAGAAGGTTGCCGAGGCGTTCAAGATCATCCTGGAGGATGACGACGTGAAAGGGGTCTTCGTCAACATCTTCGGCGGGATCATGCGCTGCGACGTCATCGCCCAGGGGATCATCGAGGCGGCCTCCGAGGTCCACTGCACCCTCCCCATCGTCGTCCGGATGGACGGCAGCAAGGTCGAGGAAGGGAAGCAGCTGCTGGTGGAATCGGGGCTCAACGTCCAGACCGCCGACAACCTCGGCGAAGGGGCGGAGCGGATCGTCAAGATGCTGGTGGGATAG
- a CDS encoding alpha/beta fold hydrolase, whose amino-acid sequence MTVPRSPSPTGSLSADRFFTHSPGTVIRYRLHGTGPQPVLFVHGFAAALTTWDDIVPLFPPHRFTLYLMDLKGFGFSSKPRRGSYAPEEQAAVLLSFMEAVAVDGAVLVGHSLGGGIALLALLRAMTEGRARLVSRLILLDCAAYPQRLPRFMRWLKIPLIGRLGMALLPLRTLVLASLRAVFHDERAITPERIRRYEGCFGRSGMARVLIRTVQELDRDGYQGVVARFREIAVPTLIIWGSEDRIIRLANGKRLQREIPGARLAIIPECGHNPHEERPRETYGAIADFLGGDEKETAER is encoded by the coding sequence ATGACGGTCCCCCGGTCGCCATCTCCCACCGGCAGCCTTTCCGCCGACCGCTTCTTCACCCACTCCCCCGGGACGGTGATCCGTTACCGACTCCATGGCACCGGCCCCCAGCCGGTGCTCTTCGTCCATGGTTTCGCCGCCGCCCTTACCACCTGGGACGACATCGTTCCTCTCTTCCCGCCGCACCGCTTCACCCTCTACCTCATGGACCTCAAGGGGTTCGGCTTCTCCTCCAAACCGCGGAGGGGCTCCTACGCACCGGAGGAGCAGGCCGCCGTGCTCCTCTCCTTCATGGAGGCGGTGGCGGTCGACGGAGCCGTGCTTGTGGGGCACTCCCTCGGCGGCGGCATCGCCCTCCTGGCCCTCCTCAGGGCGATGACGGAGGGGCGGGCGCGCCTCGTCTCCCGCCTCATCCTCCTCGACTGCGCCGCCTATCCCCAGCGGCTTCCCCGCTTCATGCGCTGGCTGAAGATTCCGCTGATCGGCCGTCTCGGCATGGCGCTGCTCCCGCTCCGGACACTGGTCCTCGCCTCGCTCCGCGCGGTGTTCCACGACGAGCGCGCCATCACGCCCGAGCGGATCAGGCGCTACGAGGGGTGCTTCGGCCGGAGCGGCATGGCCCGGGTGCTGATCCGGACCGTGCAGGAGCTGGACCGCGACGGCTACCAGGGGGTCGTCGCCCGGTTTCGCGAGATAGCGGTACCGACCCTCATCATCTGGGGGAGCGAAGACCGGATCATCCGGCTGGCAAACGGAAAGCGGCTGCAGCGGGAGATTCCGGGGGCACGGCTCGCGATCATCCCGGAATGCGGCCACAACCCCCACGAGGAACGGCCGCGGGAGACCTACGGGGCGATTGCGGATTTTCTGGGCGGGGACGAAAAGGAAACGGCGGAGAGATAA
- a CDS encoding tetratricopeptide repeat protein, producing MTGTDVDGLVARGIKAANGGNTTLALECLEQAVKLRSTPVAWTYLAYCLARERQQVDHAIRICEEAIRKDPRSSSHYLNLGRIHLLAGRRTDAIRLFRQGMLYERNPHIEAELRRLGLRKPPLLGFLGREHPLNKYLGIILAKLRLR from the coding sequence GTGACCGGCACCGACGTCGACGGGCTCGTCGCCCGCGGAATCAAGGCCGCCAATGGCGGCAACACCACCCTCGCCCTCGAATGCCTCGAACAGGCGGTGAAGCTGCGGAGCACCCCCGTGGCCTGGACCTATCTCGCCTACTGCCTGGCCCGGGAGCGGCAGCAGGTCGATCACGCCATCAGGATCTGCGAGGAAGCGATCCGGAAAGACCCCCGCTCTTCCTCCCATTACCTCAACCTGGGGAGGATCCACCTGCTGGCGGGACGGAGAACCGATGCCATCCGGCTCTTCCGCCAGGGGATGCTCTACGAAAGGAATCCCCACATCGAGGCGGAACTGCGCCGCCTCGGCCTCCGCAAACCACCGCTCCTCGGGTTCCTCGGGCGCGAGCACCCTCTCAACAAATATCTCGGCATCATCCTGGCGAAGTTGCGGCTCAGGTAA
- a CDS encoding PilZ domain-containing protein, translated as MADKRDITRHKKRLSLRFGTDQPSRLAFTEDVSAHGLFIKTTNLCPPGTRIQIELTLPGDESVFCEGMVRWTKKVPPQVIHLVKKSGMGIQIMKFIAGEEAFRHFIAELHAR; from the coding sequence ATGGCGGACAAGCGGGACATCACGAGACACAAGAAACGGCTGTCGCTCCGTTTCGGAACCGACCAGCCGAGCCGGCTCGCCTTCACCGAGGATGTCTCGGCCCACGGCCTCTTCATCAAGACCACCAACCTCTGCCCCCCCGGTACCCGCATCCAGATCGAGCTGACCCTGCCGGGGGACGAATCGGTCTTCTGCGAGGGTATGGTCCGGTGGACCAAGAAAGTCCCCCCCCAGGTGATCCATCTGGTGAAAAAGAGCGGCATGGGGATCCAGATCATGAAGTTCATTGCCGGCGAAGAGGCGTTCCGCCATTTCATCGCCGAGCTCCACGCCAGGTAG
- a CDS encoding sulfurtransferase TusA family protein: METIEFDIRGQVCPSTLLTALREINRYRNALREGKCRVAFLTDNRDATITIPETAGSMGYHVRVTKEAGHYLVTVGRTE; the protein is encoded by the coding sequence ATGGAAACGATCGAATTCGACATCCGGGGGCAGGTCTGCCCCTCCACACTCCTGACGGCCCTCAGGGAGATCAACCGGTATCGGAACGCCCTCAGAGAGGGAAAGTGCCGGGTGGCCTTTCTGACCGACAACCGGGACGCCACCATCACCATCCCCGAAACGGCGGGAAGCATGGGCTACCATGTCCGCGTGACGAAGGAAGCGGGGCACTACCTCGTGACCGTCGGCCGGACGGAATAG
- a CDS encoding adenosylcobalamin-dependent ribonucleoside-diphosphate reductase encodes MELTANALRVLRARYLLKDADGRVVETPAEMFGRIARTVAAVEPRYGGDTARWEERFFELVSDLRFLPNSPTIMNAGKPSGQLAACFVLPVEDSMQGIFDTLKNAALILQSGGGTGFSFSRLRPRADIVRSTGGIASGPVSFMKIYNTATDVIKQGGARRGANMGILRVDHPDVLDFIRVKRAAAELANFNISVAATDAFMTAVLDDREYGLVNPRTGREAGRLRAREVFAEIATSAWESGDPGLVFIDRINAANPTPLLGPFESTNPCGEQPLLPYEACVLGSLDLSRFVREGEIDRTLLSADIRTAVRFLDDTIDASVYPLPAIEAMHTGNRKIGLGVMGWADTLILLGIPYNHRRAFALARETMRFVSDTARAASAALAGERGAFPNFGGSIYDGPGMPRLRNATVTTIAPTGTLATIADCSSGIEPLFAVAYKRLVLDTELSEVSRHFVRMARERGFYSEELMREVERRGSVGRVTGVPAEVKRLFRTALEIPPEDHIEMQAAFQEFTDNAVSKTINLPRRATPQEVERAFLRAYARGCKGITVFRYGSKRGTLVKFADVD; translated from the coding sequence ATGGAACTCACGGCAAACGCCCTCAGAGTGCTCCGGGCCCGCTATCTGCTGAAAGATGCCGACGGGCGGGTCGTGGAGACCCCGGCGGAGATGTTCGGCCGCATCGCCCGCACCGTTGCCGCGGTCGAGCCCCGCTACGGCGGCGATACCGCCCGGTGGGAAGAGCGGTTCTTCGAACTTGTCTCCGATCTTCGCTTCCTCCCCAACTCCCCCACCATCATGAACGCCGGCAAGCCTTCCGGCCAGCTGGCCGCCTGCTTCGTCCTCCCGGTGGAGGATTCGATGCAGGGGATCTTCGATACCCTCAAGAACGCCGCCCTCATCCTCCAGAGCGGCGGCGGCACCGGTTTCTCCTTCTCGCGGCTGCGCCCCCGGGCCGACATCGTCCGCTCCACCGGCGGCATTGCCAGCGGTCCGGTCTCCTTTATGAAGATCTACAACACCGCCACCGACGTCATCAAGCAGGGAGGGGCGCGGCGGGGGGCGAACATGGGAATCCTGCGGGTCGACCACCCCGACGTCCTCGACTTCATCCGGGTGAAGCGGGCCGCCGCCGAGCTGGCCAACTTCAATATCTCGGTGGCCGCCACCGACGCGTTCATGACGGCGGTGCTCGACGACCGGGAGTACGGCCTCGTCAACCCCCGCACCGGCAGGGAGGCGGGGCGGCTCCGGGCCCGGGAGGTCTTCGCCGAGATCGCCACGAGCGCCTGGGAGAGCGGTGATCCGGGGCTCGTCTTCATCGACCGGATCAACGCGGCGAACCCCACGCCGCTCCTCGGTCCCTTCGAGAGCACCAACCCCTGCGGCGAGCAGCCGCTCCTCCCCTACGAGGCGTGTGTCCTCGGCTCCCTGGACCTCTCCCGCTTCGTGCGGGAGGGCGAGATCGACCGCACCCTCCTTTCCGCCGATATCCGCACGGCGGTCCGGTTCCTCGACGACACCATCGACGCCAGCGTCTACCCGCTCCCCGCCATCGAGGCGATGCACACGGGGAACCGCAAGATTGGCCTCGGCGTCATGGGGTGGGCCGACACCCTCATCCTCCTCGGCATCCCCTACAATCACCGGCGGGCCTTCGCCCTGGCCCGGGAGACGATGCGCTTCGTGAGTGACACGGCCCGGGCCGCGTCGGCCGCCCTGGCGGGGGAGCGGGGAGCCTTCCCGAATTTCGGCGGGAGCATCTACGATGGGCCGGGGATGCCGCGGCTGCGCAACGCCACCGTCACCACCATCGCCCCCACGGGGACGCTGGCCACCATCGCCGACTGCTCCAGCGGCATCGAGCCGCTCTTTGCCGTGGCCTACAAGCGGCTTGTCCTCGACACGGAACTCTCCGAGGTCAGCCGGCACTTTGTCCGGATGGCGCGGGAGCGCGGTTTTTATTCGGAGGAGCTGATGCGGGAGGTGGAGCGGCGGGGGAGCGTGGGGCGGGTGACGGGGGTGCCGGCGGAGGTGAAGCGGCTCTTCCGCACCGCCCTGGAGATCCCCCCAGAGGACCACATCGAGATGCAGGCAGCCTTCCAGGAGTTCACTGACAACGCCGTCTCCAAGACCATCAACCTCCCCCGCCGCGCCACGCCGCAGGAGGTGGAGCGGGCGTTTCTCCGCGCCTACGCCCGCGGGTGCAAGGGGATCACCGTCTTCCGTTACGGCTCGAAGCGGGGAACCCTCGTGAAGTTCGCGGATGTGGACTGA
- a CDS encoding YeeE/YedE family protein — MFPANLPLIAMGLLLGGVAGFAMHRADFCMAGAFRDIFLFRRTVMLRPLLLLVTASMVLFEVARLAGWLPLYPFPLLGTPSVANLAGGFAFGIGMVLAGGCVAGTLYRAGAGSVTAVAALVGLVTGSALFAAIHPWWKRFADATALPALDVTIPRLAGVEPYRVIVPLAAAAALLFLHWRRKGLWSRPAIVEGYLQPWKAALILAVIGLCSAVATTMPLGITTSYAKGGAWLASLWIPGWVEGAGYFRTLPLDLAAVTPLGHVPLRGGPAPVTDALALVQIPVIAGIVGGSALSALLIGEFRLYVRLPARHYLSALAGGTVMGVAARMAPSCNIWHLAGGVPILAWQSILFTGGLLPGAWLGGVILTRFVTKR; from the coding sequence GTGTTCCCCGCGAATCTCCCCCTCATAGCCATGGGACTGCTCCTCGGTGGAGTCGCGGGTTTTGCGATGCACCGCGCCGACTTCTGCATGGCGGGAGCATTCCGGGATATCTTTCTCTTTCGGCGCACCGTCATGCTCCGCCCGCTCCTCCTTCTCGTGACGGCGAGCATGGTGCTGTTCGAGGTGGCGCGGCTTGCGGGGTGGCTCCCCCTCTATCCCTTCCCGCTCCTCGGTACCCCGTCGGTGGCCAATCTGGCGGGGGGATTCGCCTTCGGCATCGGCATGGTGCTGGCGGGAGGGTGCGTCGCGGGGACCCTGTACCGGGCCGGTGCCGGAAGCGTGACGGCGGTGGCGGCCCTGGTCGGGCTGGTAACGGGAAGCGCCCTGTTCGCCGCGATTCACCCCTGGTGGAAACGGTTCGCCGATGCCACCGCCCTGCCGGCCCTCGATGTGACGATCCCCCGTCTGGCCGGCGTCGAGCCGTACCGGGTGATCGTCCCCCTTGCCGCAGCGGCGGCGCTCCTCTTTCTCCACTGGCGGCGCAAGGGGCTCTGGAGCCGGCCGGCGATCGTAGAAGGATATCTGCAGCCGTGGAAAGCGGCGCTGATCCTGGCGGTCATCGGGCTCTGTTCCGCCGTAGCCACCACCATGCCGCTCGGCATCACCACCTCCTACGCCAAGGGGGGGGCCTGGCTGGCATCGCTCTGGATTCCCGGCTGGGTCGAGGGTGCGGGGTATTTCCGTACCCTTCCCCTCGACCTCGCTGCCGTTACCCCCCTGGGGCACGTGCCGCTGCGGGGAGGACCGGCACCGGTCACGGACGCCCTGGCCCTTGTGCAGATCCCGGTCATTGCCGGCATCGTCGGGGGGAGCGCCCTTTCGGCGCTTCTCATCGGCGAGTTCCGGCTCTACGTCCGCCTCCCCGCCCGCCACTACCTTTCGGCTCTGGCGGGGGGAACCGTCATGGGGGTGGCGGCGCGCATGGCTCCCTCGTGCAACATCTGGCACCTGGCGGGAGGGGTGCCGATCCTGGCCTGGCAGAGCATCCTGTTCACCGGCGGACTGCTCCCCGGGGCGTGGCTGGGAGGAGTCATCCTTACCCGTTTTGTCACGAAGCGATAG
- a CDS encoding PAS domain-containing protein: MGFVKVLETLLGDPFGTAEIRRLTRENAELAERERRATGYIREKTNQLLTTIGTLPLRHEELDNASLIETDPIGIVCQSFEQILEHLKEMNVELSLAHDEIQGVFDCAGAAILVIDNTMRIQAFNSRAREIFALDGEELRGRKCAELICGDTVPSRECLFNKIMRSRRPEHLDDLECRGRWFNVSGSPLKDRFGDVKQMVLIYNEITEQKRMLEALRDKEGIYQLILDSSAELFQSVAPDGSLIYVNRAWREALGYSEDEIALLSVFDIVHPDSHPHCRELFIRLLQGSRPEQTTLTLVSKDGTPVTLEGSVSCSFRNGRPCATCGIFRLAATGALAEDPPRSIPSFVRNGS, from the coding sequence ATGGGGTTCGTAAAAGTTCTTGAAACGCTTCTCGGCGATCCCTTCGGGACCGCCGAGATCCGGCGGCTCACGCGGGAAAACGCGGAGCTTGCCGAGCGCGAGCGGAGGGCCACCGGCTACATCCGCGAGAAGACCAACCAGCTGCTGACCACCATCGGGACCCTTCCCCTGCGCCACGAAGAGCTCGACAACGCCAGCCTCATCGAGACCGACCCCATCGGCATCGTCTGCCAATCGTTCGAACAGATCCTCGAACACCTCAAGGAGATGAACGTGGAGTTGTCTCTGGCCCACGACGAGATCCAGGGGGTCTTCGACTGTGCCGGCGCGGCGATCCTCGTCATCGACAACACCATGCGGATCCAGGCCTTCAACTCCCGGGCGCGGGAGATCTTCGCCCTGGACGGCGAGGAGTTGCGCGGCAGAAAGTGCGCGGAGCTCATCTGCGGGGACACCGTCCCCTCCCGGGAGTGCCTGTTCAACAAGATCATGCGGAGCAGACGCCCCGAGCACCTGGACGATCTGGAGTGCAGGGGACGCTGGTTCAACGTGAGCGGTTCCCCCCTCAAGGACCGCTTCGGCGACGTGAAACAGATGGTTCTCATCTACAACGAGATTACCGAACAGAAGCGGATGCTCGAGGCGCTCCGGGACAAGGAAGGGATCTACCAGCTGATCCTCGACAGCTCCGCCGAGCTCTTCCAGAGTGTCGCCCCCGACGGGTCGCTCATCTACGTGAACCGGGCGTGGCGCGAGGCCCTCGGTTACTCTGAGGACGAGATTGCACTCCTGTCGGTATTCGACATCGTCCACCCCGACTCCCACCCCCACTGCCGGGAGCTGTTCATCCGTCTCCTCCAGGGGAGCCGGCCCGAACAGACCACCCTGACCCTCGTCTCGAAGGACGGAACCCCCGTGACGCTGGAGGGATCGGTTTCCTGCAGCTTCCGAAACGGAAGGCCCTGCGCGACCTGCGGCATCTTCCGCCTGGCTGCGACCGGTGCGCTCGCTGAAGATCCCCCCCGGAGCATCCCCTCCTTCGTGCGGAACGGCTCCTGA